Proteins from one Drosophila gunungcola strain Sukarami unplaced genomic scaffold, Dgunungcola_SK_2 000179F, whole genome shotgun sequence genomic window:
- the LOC128265930 gene encoding uncharacterized protein LOC128265930, whose protein sequence is MQEIADDARGRSPILIAGDFNAWSTTWGSASTTQRGTILLEALASLNVCLLNEGNRPTLSKSDQESIIDLTFASPELARNCAWRVSDIYNHSDHALIITQTRPRLASPTSRLTSYKAHTLNTVALLALMEGVCVTGDANTCAKNLADRVKAACDASMEKATKGGNGRRPVPWWNEEINGARRDCLAARRRCQRSRGRENQKLSEATYRAKRKVLKNAIKASKARCFQELCEAADAEPFGSAYRMVMGKLNRQPTPTNQLQLGNKVATLFPTQPPLTWQASGLGDTVLTSEAEVLAALRKTKAGKAPGPDGIPNAALHTIVAAYPGIFTEMYNKCIIQGSLDEQDGSGRD, encoded by the coding sequence ATGCAGGAGATCGCTGACGACGCACGCGGCAGGTCACCAATCCTCATCGCAGGTGATTTCAACGCATGGTCCACAACATGGGGCAGCGCTAGTACGACACAGCGGGGAACCATCCTCCTTGAGGCGTTGGCTTCGTTAAATGTTTGCCTACTCAACGAAGGGAACAGGCCAACCCTTAGCAAGTCAGACCAGGAATCGATTATTGATTTGACCTTCGCCAGCCCAGAACTGGCACGTAACTGCGCATGGAGGGTGTCAGACATCTACAATCACAGCGACCACGCGCTGATCATCACCCAGACAAGACCCAGATTGGCCTCCCCTACCAGTCGCCTAACGTCCTACAAAGCCCATACCCTTAACACAGTGGCCCTCCTAGCACTCATGGAAGGCGTCTGCGTTACAGGAGACGCTAATACCTGCGCGAAGAACTTAGCCGATAGAGTTAAGGCGGCGTGTGATGCCTCCATGGAAAAAGCCACGAAAGGTGGTAATGGGCGTAGACCAGTTCCGTGGTGGAACGAGGAGATAAACGGAGCGAGGAGAGACTGCCTTGCGGCCCGACGCAGGTGTCAGAGAAGCAGAGGACGCGAAAACCAAAAGCTGAGCGAAGCAACCTATAGGGCCAAGAGAAAGGTGCTGAAAAACGCGATCAAAGCCAGCAAGGCCAGATGCTTCCAGGAGCTGTGCGAAGCTGCGGATGCAGAACCATTCGGGTCAGCATACAGGATGGTCATGGGTAAGCTCAACAGGCAGCCGACCCCTACTAACCAGTTGCAGCTTGGCAACAAAGTGGCTACTTTGTTTCCCACACAGCCGCCCCTTACCTGGCAAGCAAGCGGATTAGGCGATACCGTACTCACTAGCGAAGCCGAAGTACTGGCAGCACTAAGGAAAACCAAGGCTGGGAAAGCCCCTGGTCCGGATGGCATTCCCAATGCTGCGCTGCACACAATAGTGGCAGCTTACCCGGGTATATTCACGGAAATGTATAACAAGTGTATCATCCAAGGTTCGTTGGATGAACAGGATGGAAGCGGAAGAGATTAG